The Streptomyces sp. 135 sequence CCGAGAACATCGACGGCATGCCCGAGGACGACGACCTCAACTACCCGCTGCTCGGCCTCGTCCTCCTCCAGCGCCACGGCAAGTCCTTCACCACCGAGGACGTGGCGCGGCTCTGGCTGGACGAGCTGCCGGCCGGGCGCACCTTCACCGCCGAGCGCGTCGCCTACCGCAACCTCCTCCACGGCATCGAACCCCCGCACACCGCCACCCACCGCAACCCCTTCCGCGAGTGGATCGGCGCCCTCATCCGGGCCGATGCGCACGGCTGGACCAACCCCGGCGCCCCGCAGGCCGCGGCCGAACAGGCGTACCGGGACGCCGCGTTGACACACACGGCGGACGGTGTCCACGGCGCCGTGTTCGCCGCCGCCACCATCGCCGCGGCGGCGGCCGGGGACACCGACATCCACCGCTGCCTGCGCACCGGCCTGGCGGCCGTCCCCCGGGACTCCCCCCTCCGCGAAGCCGTCCACCACGGCATCCACCTCGCCTCCGCGACAACGGACTTCGACGCCGTCGTGGACCAGCTGCACGCCGCCTACCCCACCCACCACTGGGTCCACGTCGTCCCGAACGCCACCCTGATCGCCGCCGCCCTCACCCACGCCGACGGCGACTTCACCGGCTCCATCACCCGCGCCGTCTCCGGCGGCTGGGACACCGACTCCAACGGCGCGACCGCCGGGTCGATCGCGGGCCTGCTGGCGGGGCACCCGGCCGCGCTGCCCGCCCGCTGGACCGCGCCGCTCAAGAACCGGCTCGCCACGTCCGTGGACGGCTTCGACGGCATCGGCTTCGACACCCTCGCAGAACTCACCGCCCGGGAGGCACACCGCTCATGACGCCGACACCCGTGACACCGACGCCCCACATCGCCGTCCTCGGCAGCGCCAACATGGACCTCGTCGCGTACGTCGCCAAGGCCCCGCGGCGCGGCGAGACCGTGACCGGCCGCGAGTTCCGTACGGTCCCCGGCGGCAAAGGCGCCAACCAGGCCGTCGCCGCGGCCCGCGCAGGCGCCACCGTCTCGATGATCGGCGCGATCGGCGCCGACACCTTCGGCGCGCAGCTGCGCTCCTCGCGGACACGGATCTCGCAGCGTGGCACCGGGCACCGCTCACCGCCGCGCGGGCCGCCCGCCGCCACGGGGTGCGCACGGTCCTCACCCCGGCTCCCGCCCAGCCGCTCCCCGACGAACTCCTCGCCGCCACCGACCTGTTGCTGCCCAACGAACACGAGGCCGCCGCGCTCACCGGCATCGCGGACGACCCGCGGGCCGCCGCCCGCTCGCTCCTGGCCCAGGTCCCCGAGGTCGTCATCACCCTCGACGCCGAGGGCAGCCTGTACGCGGCGCGCGGCGCCGAACCGGTGACGGTGCCCGCGCCACGGGTCACGGCGGTCGACACGACCGGCGCGGGCGACACCTTCGCCGGGGCCCTCGCCGTGGCCCTGGCCGAGGGAAGGCCCGTGCCGGACGCCCTCCACTGGGCGTCGTCGGCGGCCGCGCTCTCCGTACAGCGACCGGGGGCCTCCGCCTCCATGCCCTGCCGCAAGGAAATCGACGCCCAGGCGAACGGCATCCCCTCATGACACACGCGAAGCCGCCCACGACCCCGCCCCTCACCGGCCTCCGCGTCCTCGACCTGGCCACCCTCTTCGCCGGCCCCCTCGCCGCCACGATGCTCGGCGACTTCGGCGCGGAGGTCATCAAGGTCGAGCACCCGAGCCGCCCCGACCCGTCCCGCGGCCACGGCCCGTCGAAGGACGGCGTCGGCCTGTGGTGGAAGCTGCTCGGCCGCAACAAGCGCACGATGACGCTGGACCTGTCCACGCCCGGCGGCCGCGAGACCCTGCTGCGCCTCGCCGCCACCGCCGACGTGATCGTGGAGAACTTCCGCCCCGGCACCCTGGAGAAGTGGGACCTCGGCTGGCAGGAGCTGAGCGCGGCCAACCCCCGCCTGGTCCTGACCCGCGTCACGGGCTTCGGCCAGTTCGGTCCGTACGCGCGCCGCCCCGGCTTCGGCACGCTCGCCGAGGCTATGAGCGGTTTCGCCGCGGTCACCGGCGAGCCCGGCGGGCCCCCGACGCTGCCGCCCTTCGGCCTGGCCGACTCGATCGCGGGCCTCGCGACGGCGTACGCGGTACTGACCGCGCTCGCGGCACGTGAGCGCACCGGACGCGGGCAGGTGGTGGACATGGCGATCATCGAACCGATCCTCACGGTCCTCGGCCCCCAGCCGCTCTGGTACGACCAGCTGGGCTTCGTCCAGCCCCGCACCGGCAACCGCTCCACGAACAACGCGCCCCGCAACACCTACCGCACCGCCGACGGCCGCTGGGTCGCCGTCTCCACCTCGGCGCAGTCCATCGCGGAGCGCGTACTGCGCCTGGTCGGCCGCCCGGAGCTGATCGCCGAGCCGTGGTTCGCCTCGGGCGCGGAGCGGGCCGCCCACGCCGACGTCCTCGACGAGGCGGTCGGCGGCTGGATCGCCCGCCACACCCGCGCCGAGGTGATCGAGGCCTTCGAGAAGGCGGAGGCGGCGATCGCCCCCATCCAGGACGTACGCGACGTCATGACGGACCCTCAGTACGCCGCCCTGGACACGCTCACCACGGTCGAGGACCCGGAACTCGGCCCGCTCCGCATGCAGAACGTGCTCTTCCGCCTCTCCGAGACCCCCGGCGCGATCAGCTGGGCGGGTCGCCCGCACGGCGCGGACACGGACGCGGTCCTGGCCGAACTCGGCCTGACGGAACGGGAGATCACGACGCTGCGCAAGGAGGGCGCCCTATGACCGCCGCCCACCCCCTGACCTGGCTCTACGCCCCGGGCGACCGGCCCGAGGTGGTGGCCAAGGCCCTGCGCGCGGGCGCCGACGTGGTGATCGTCGACCTGGAGGACGCGGTCGCCCCCGGCCGCAAGGAGTACGCGCGGTCCGCGACGGCGGAACTCCTCTCGGATCCCCATCCGCCGCCCGTCCCCGTCCACGTCCGCGTGAACGCGCTGGGCACCCCCCTCGCCGACGCCGACCTCCGCGCGATCGCCCCGCTCCCCGGCGTCGCGGGGCTGCGCCTGCCCAAGGTCACCTCCCGCGCCGACGTCATCCGCGTCGCGGAACGCGCGGTCCCCGCCGACGGCGGCTCCCCCAGCCTGCACGCCCTCGTGGAGTCCGCGCTCGGTGTGGAGCACGCCTTCGCCATCGCCACCGCGCACCCGGCGCTGCACGGCCTCTCCCTCGGCGAGGCGGACCTCCGCGCGGACCTCGGCGTACGGGAGGACGCGGGCCTGGACTGGGCGCGCTCCCGCGTGGTGGTGGCCGCCCGCGCCGCGGGCCTCGCCCCGCCCGGCCAGTCCGTCCACCCGGACATCCGCGACCTCGAAGGCCTGGCGGCGTCCTGCGCCCGGGGCCGCGCCCTCGGCTTCCTCGGCCGCGCGGCGATCCACCCCCGCCAGCTCCCGGTGATCGAACGGGCCTACCTCCCCACCGCCGAGGAGATCGAACAGGCGGAGGAGATCACCAAGGCGGCGCCGACGGACGAGGGCGCCCTCGCCCTGCCTGACGGCCGCTTCGTCGACCGGGCGGTGGTGGAGGGCGCGCAGCGGATCCTGTCCCTGGCGCGACGCCTGCGCTAGTCGACGTACGCCCGGAAGCGACGTACGCCCGGAAGGCCTTGGCCTCAGCTCTTCTCGGCGGGCCCGGACTCGGCCTTGGACTCGGCCTTGGACGCGGGGGTCTTCTCCCCCTTGGTGAGCTGCACGGAACCGCCGTCACCGTCACCGACGCCCCCGCCGGAGGCCACCGCGCCGGAGTCATCGGGTTCCACGATCTCCTCGCGCCCGGGACGCTTCTTCGCCGACACCACGAGGTAGACGACGGCCAGCACGAAGACCACGATCGCGGTCCATACGTTGAGGCGCAGGCCGAGCAGGTGGTGCGCGTCGTCGACCCGCATGTACTCGATCCAGCCGCGCCCCGCGCAGTACGAGGCGACGTACAGCGCGAACGCCCGGCCGTGCCCGAGCTTGAAGCGGCGGTCGGCCCAGATGACGAGGAGGGCGACGCCGACGCACCACAGGGACTCGTACAGGAAGGTGGGGTGGTACGTGCCGGGGACCCGGCCGTCCTCCGCCGAGGTGATCTTCAGCGCCCACGGCACGTCGGTGGGCCTGCCGTACAGCTCCTGGTTGAACCAGTTGCCCCAGCGGCCGATGGCCTGGGCGAGCGCGATGCCGGGGGCCAGCGCGTCGGCCCAGGCCGGCAGCGGGATGCCCCGGCGGCGGCAGCCGATCCACGCGCCGACCGCGCCGAGCGCGATCGCGCCCCAGATGCCGAGGCCGCCTTCCCAGATCTTGAAGGCGTCGACCCAGTCACGGCCCTCGCTGAAGTACAGCTGGTAGTCCGTGATCACGTGGTAGAGACGCCCGCCGACGAGGCCGAACGGCACGGCCCACACGGCGATGTCGGCCACGGTGCCGGCGCGGCCCCCGCGGGCGATCCACCGTTTGTTGCCGAGCCAGACGGCCACGAAGACGCCGATGATGATGCAGAACGCGTAGCCGCGCAGCGGAATGGGTCCGAGTTCGACCACTCCGCGGGACGGGCTGGGAATGAAGGCAAGGTCCATGGCACGTCCGACGCTACCGTGCCGGGCGGCGGGGGCGGCAACCAGCCCGGCTACGGGTCCATAACGGGCGCCTGCGCCTCAGCCTTTGTTGGCGTCCCGCACCATCTGCCGCAGCTTCTGCTGGGTGAGCGGGTTCTTCTGGTCGCCGAAGATGCTCTTGCCGTTGAGCAGCACGGTCGGGGTGCCCTGGAGCTTCGCGTCCTCGAAGGCCTTGTTCGACCGGACGACCCAGCTGTCGTGCCTGCCGTCCTCGACGCACTTCTTGAAGGAGTCCGTGACGAGACCGTCGACCTGACCGGCGAGGTCGATCAGTTTCTCGTTCTTGCCGAAGGCGTCGTCGGTCTCGGCGGGCTGGTTCTTGAAGAGCACGTCGTGGTACGCCGGGAACTTGCCGGCGTCCTGGGCGCACGCCGCGGCGTTGGCCGCGCGCAGGGAGCCGCTGCCGCCCATGTTCCCGTCGATGAGCGTGGCCAGGTGGTACTCCACCTTCAGCTCGCCCTTGTCGGCGAGGTCGTGGATCGTGGAGCGGAAGGCGTCCTCGAAGCCCTTGCAGGCCGGGCAGCGGAAGTCCTCCCAGATGGTGAGGGTCGACTTGGCGTCCGCCTTGCCGAGCGGGAGCGTCAGCTCGTCCTCACCGGTCGCCCCCTTGGGGACGACCACGGGCCCGGATGTGTCCTTCTCGTCGTCGCCGGCATTGGCGGCGAGCAGCCCCACCACGGCGGCGAGGCCGAGGACGCCGACCACCGCGGCGCCCACGATCAGCGCCCGGCGCCGCTTGTCGCGGGCCTTCTGTCGCTCTCGCTCTTCCGTCAGCCGCTCACGGGCCGATCGCTTTGCCTCACGGTTCTTCTCACTCACACCCCGCCAACGAACCGGGGAGGCACGAGCGTGCCTCCCCGGTCCAGGACCACCCGTACGAGTTACGCCTTGCCGCGGACGCCGTCCGCGAGTTCGGCCGCCAGCGCGCGCACGGCGGCGAGTCCGGCGGCCTCGTCCTCGGCGTCGAGCATCCGCTGTACGAAGGCGGAGCCGACGATCACTCCGTCGGCGAAGCCCGCGACCTCGGCGGCCTGGCGGGCGTTGGAGACGCCGAGGCCCACGCAGACCGGCAGGTCGGTGGTGGCCTTGGTGCGCCGCACCAGGTCCTGGGCCTGCTCGCCGACGGACTCGCGGGTGCCCGTGACGCCCATCAGCGACGCCGCGTACACGAACCCGGAGCCCGCCGCCGTGATCGTGGCGAGCCGCTCGTCCTTGCTGCTCGGCGCGACGACGAAGACCGTCGCCAGGTCGTGCTTCTCGGCGTGCTCCCGCCAGAGGCCGGACTCCTGGACGGGCAGGTCGGGCAGGATGCAGCCCGCACCGCCGGCCTCGGCGAGCTCGGCGGTGAAGCGCTCCACGCCGTAGCGGTCGATCGGGTTCCAGTACGTCATGACGAGCACCGGCTTGCCGGTCGCCTCGTGGGCCTCGCGGACGGTGCGCATGACGTCGCGGATCTTGAGGCCGCCGCGCAGGGCGATGTCGTCGGCGGTCTGGATGACCGGCCCGTCGAGCACCGGGTCGCTGTGCGGCAGGCCGACCTCGACGACGTCCGCGCCGCCGTCGAAGACCGCCTTGACGGCCGCGATGCCGCCGTCGACGGTGGGGAAACCGGCGGGCAGGTACGCGATGAGCGCGGAGCGCTCCTCGGCCTTGGCGACGGCCAGGGTGTCGCCCAGCAGTCGGATGTTGCCGCTCACTTGGCGTCCCCCTTGATCTCCGCACCGGTGGCGGACGCGTCCGCCTCGACGGTGGCGTCCGTGTCGTACAGGCCGAAGTAGCGCGCGGCCGTGTCCATGTCTTTGTCGCCGCGCCCGGAGAGGT is a genomic window containing:
- the lgt gene encoding prolipoprotein diacylglyceryl transferase — encoded protein: MDLAFIPSPSRGVVELGPIPLRGYAFCIIIGVFVAVWLGNKRWIARGGRAGTVADIAVWAVPFGLVGGRLYHVITDYQLYFSEGRDWVDAFKIWEGGLGIWGAIALGAVGAWIGCRRRGIPLPAWADALAPGIALAQAIGRWGNWFNQELYGRPTDVPWALKITSAEDGRVPGTYHPTFLYESLWCVGVALLVIWADRRFKLGHGRAFALYVASYCAGRGWIEYMRVDDAHHLLGLRLNVWTAIVVFVLAVVYLVVSAKKRPGREEIVEPDDSGAVASGGGVGDGDGGSVQLTKGEKTPASKAESKAESGPAEKS
- a CDS encoding CoA transferase — encoded protein: MTHAKPPTTPPLTGLRVLDLATLFAGPLAATMLGDFGAEVIKVEHPSRPDPSRGHGPSKDGVGLWWKLLGRNKRTMTLDLSTPGGRETLLRLAATADVIVENFRPGTLEKWDLGWQELSAANPRLVLTRVTGFGQFGPYARRPGFGTLAEAMSGFAAVTGEPGGPPTLPPFGLADSIAGLATAYAVLTALAARERTGRGQVVDMAIIEPILTVLGPQPLWYDQLGFVQPRTGNRSTNNAPRNTYRTADGRWVAVSTSAQSIAERVLRLVGRPELIAEPWFASGAERAAHADVLDEAVGGWIARHTRAEVIEAFEKAEAAIAPIQDVRDVMTDPQYAALDTLTTVEDPELGPLRMQNVLFRLSETPGAISWAGRPHGADTDAVLAELGLTEREITTLRKEGAL
- a CDS encoding thioredoxin domain-containing protein, which encodes MSEKNREAKRSARERLTEERERQKARDKRRRALIVGAAVVGVLGLAAVVGLLAANAGDDEKDTSGPVVVPKGATGEDELTLPLGKADAKSTLTIWEDFRCPACKGFEDAFRSTIHDLADKGELKVEYHLATLIDGNMGGSGSLRAANAAACAQDAGKFPAYHDVLFKNQPAETDDAFGKNEKLIDLAGQVDGLVTDSFKKCVEDGRHDSWVVRSNKAFEDAKLQGTPTVLLNGKSIFGDQKNPLTQQKLRQMVRDANKG
- the trpA gene encoding tryptophan synthase subunit alpha; its protein translation is MSGNIRLLGDTLAVAKAEERSALIAYLPAGFPTVDGGIAAVKAVFDGGADVVEVGLPHSDPVLDGPVIQTADDIALRGGLKIRDVMRTVREAHEATGKPVLVMTYWNPIDRYGVERFTAELAEAGGAGCILPDLPVQESGLWREHAEKHDLATVFVVAPSSKDERLATITAAGSGFVYAASLMGVTGTRESVGEQAQDLVRRTKATTDLPVCVGLGVSNARQAAEVAGFADGVIVGSAFVQRMLDAEDEAAGLAAVRALAAELADGVRGKA
- a CDS encoding CoA ester lyase, which produces MTAAHPLTWLYAPGDRPEVVAKALRAGADVVIVDLEDAVAPGRKEYARSATAELLSDPHPPPVPVHVRVNALGTPLADADLRAIAPLPGVAGLRLPKVTSRADVIRVAERAVPADGGSPSLHALVESALGVEHAFAIATAHPALHGLSLGEADLRADLGVREDAGLDWARSRVVVAARAAGLAPPGQSVHPDIRDLEGLAASCARGRALGFLGRAAIHPRQLPVIERAYLPTAEEIEQAEEITKAAPTDEGALALPDGRFVDRAVVEGAQRILSLARRLR